The DNA window CTGCTCTGCGCCTTCGGCGCGGGTTATTCCATCGGCGGCGCGCTGCTGAGGATGATGTGACGGCCAGGCCATCGCGGCCGGGCCGAACAATCAATCAGGCGGCCCGCCATCGATCGTGCCGGCGGTGAATTCGCCCTCGTCCTCGTCAGGGTCCAGCAGGCGCGTTGCGCGCCAGTGCGTCAGCACGTCGTTGATCTGGTCGACCACGAAAAAACGCGCCGCATCCCGATCGTAACCCTCGGCCAAAAGCTGGTCGTAATCGCTGTGGACGTGGCGAACATGTGCGACCGTCGCAAGCCACACCGTCACCGAAGCGGGCAGTGAGCGCAGCTTGCGGTCATTGGCAAGCGTCCGGATTGCCTCCGTGTCGGAATAGGGCGCTTGCGGCAGCAGCGCCGTGAGCGCCTTGTCTACGGCGCGCCTGCGTGTGGTTGGTGCTTTCACGGCTCACCTTTCCTGCCGATGCGTCGAGTGAAGGGTGGTTAGTTACCAGCACCGCCTTTCGCAAGCCACTTGCCAAATGGCTTCTATCGATATAAACATATCTTTATATCTTTCTGGAGTGAGGCGCATGCTGACACGGGCGAGAATCCGGCTCGACGTGATGGTCGACATCCTGAAGGCGGCGGCGGAGCCGAGCCGGCTGCGCATTCTCGTGCTGCTTTCCTATGCCGACCTCACCGTCTCCGATCTCACGGAGATCCTCAACCAGTCGCAGCCGCGCGTCTCCCGCCATCTGAAGCTCCTGCTCGATGCGGATCTCATCGCCCGCTATCAGGAGGGCTCCTGGGCCTTCTTCCGTCTTTCCGATACGGAAGCGGCGCGGGAATTCATCGATGGGGTGGTGGCGCGCATCGACCGCACAGACCCCGTCACCGACCGCGATCTCGAGCGCCTCGAGGGCATCAAGCGCCGGCGGCAGGAGAGGGCGGCGGAGTATTTCTCCAAGAACGCCGCGAGCTGGGACCAGATCCGGTCGCTTCACGTGCCGGATGCTGCCGTGGAGGCCGGCCTGAAGGCGCTCGTCGGGGATCGGCCCTTCCAGTCTATGGTCGATCTCGGCACCGGTACCGGCCGGCTCCTGGAGCTCTTCTCCCCACTCTACCGCCGCGGCGTCGGCGTCGACCTTTCGCGGGACATGCTCGCGGTGGCGCGCGCCAATCTGGAGCGGGCAGAGATCGCCAGCGCGCAGGTGCGCCAGGGCGATATCTATGCGCCGCCCGTCGAGCGGGACGCGCACGACCTCGTGACCATCCATCAGGTCCTGCATTATCTCGAGGATCCGGCCGCCGCGATCCGCGAGGCCGCGCGTCTGCTCAGGCCTGGCGGTCGGCTGGTCATCGCCGATTTCGCGCCGCACGGGCATGAGTTCCTGCGCGAGGAGCATGCGCATCTGCGTCTCGGCTTCGCCGACCGGCAGATCGCCGAATGGCTGGCCGAAGCCGAACTCGATCTGGAAGAGACGCGCAGCTTCGCGCCCGAGGCCGAGGCGGGCGAGGGGCTGACCGTGAAGCTGTGGCTTGCGCGCGACCGGCGGGTCGCCGTCGCGGCCGAAGAGAATTCCGCACGCAGGGAGATGGCGTGATGACGAACTACCGATTCGCGCGGCGGCCCGATGCGGGCGGCAAGATCCGCGTTTCCTTCGAATTCTTTCCGCCCAAGACCGACGAAATGGCGGGGAAGCTGTGGGAGACGGTGGAGCGGCTCGTTCCGCTCAAGCCCGACTTTGTCTCGGTCACCTACGGCGCCGGAGGCTCGACGCGCGAGCGCACGTCGCAGACGGTGCGGCGCATCCTGCGCGAGACGGATCTCACCCCGGCGGCGCATCTCACCTGCGTGGATGCCGACCGCGAGGAGGTGGATGCCGTCATCTCCGAATTCGCGGCCATGGGCGTGAAGCGCTTCGTGGCCCTGCGCGGCGATCCGGTGGAAGGGGCCGGCGCGGCCTATATGCCCCATCCCAACGGCTATACGAACGGCGCGGAGCTCGTCGGCGCGCTTGCCCGCCACGGCGATTTCGATATTTCCGTCTCGGCCTATCCGGAGAAGCATCCCGAAAGCCCGGACTTCGCAACCGACATCGAGATGCTGAAGCGCAAGGTGGACAACGGCGCCACGCGAGCCATCACGCAGTTCTTCTTCGATAACGACGTCTACGAGCGCTATGTGGAGCGGGTGCGGCGCGCGGGCATTTACGTGCCCATCGTGCCCGGCATCCTGCCGATTCACAGCTTCACCCAGATGGTGCGCTTCGCCGGCCGTTGCGGCACGCATGTGCCGGCCTGGCTCGCCGAGCGCTTCGAGGGCCTCGAAGCCGATCCCGTCACGCATCAGCTCGTGGCGGCGGCGGTGGCTGCCGAACAGGTGCTCGATCTCGTCGAGCGGGGCGTCAACGATTTCCATTTCTATACGATGAATCGGGCAGATCTCTCCTTCGCGATCTGCCATCTGATCGGCATCCGCCCCGTGGAACGGACACAGGCCCGGCGGGCTGCCGCCTGAATGAGAAAGGCCGAGTTTTCACCCGGCCTTCCTGTTTGTTCAGCTTTGGCTCTTCGTGGCTTTAAAGCTGCTTACGGCAGGACCCCCATGATGAGCGCACCGACGAATGCGAAAGCCGCACAAATCACGAGCGCGTTGAGTGGCCGTGTCAGTCCCATAAGCAAAGCCTCCTCTGCTGACTGGAGGACCGGATTCTAGAAATTAATAATCCGTTGCCAAGAGGATTATTTGTTGCAGTGCAGCAAATATGTGAAATAAGATTCCAAGCCTGCCGCCTTTGCGCTTGATTTCCCAGCGGAAAGCGGCCGGTTTCACAATATATTTACGACGGTGATCTTGCGTCCGTCCTTAATGAAGGTGAACGGCTTCAGCGACGCCTGAACACGCGGCCGTCAATGATGGCGAGGCCGGTGCCGATCAGGAAGATTCCAGCGATCTCAAAGGCTTCCAGCCGCTCGCCGAGAAAGGCTGTGCCGAGCAGGATGGCGCTTACGGGCACGATCAGCGTCACAAGCGAGGCATTGGTGGCGCCGGCCGAGGCGATGATGCGGAAATAGATGATATAGGCGAAAGACGTGGCGAGTACGGCAAGCGCAAGGACGGCCGCCCAGACATGGGCGCTTGCCGAAAACAGGCCGGCGGGCCCGTGCAGGAGAAGCACCAGCGGGACCATGATGACGGAAGAAGCCGTGAGCTGGCCGGTTGCCACCACCGGCGGCGGGATGTCGCGGAAGCGGCGGGCGAAGATGAAGGCGAAGGCGTAGGAGAGGGCGGTGCCCACCAGGGCGAATTTGGCCCAGATCGGTCCGCCCAGCCCGGTCAGAAGCCCCGGGCCGATCATCACCGCCGTGCCGGCGATGCCGCAGAGGATGCCTGTGACCTTCGCGCGCGAGAGCTTCTCGTCCGCCGTCAGCATGTTGGCGAGGATCGCCGTCCAGAAGGGCGTCGTCGCGTTCAGGACGGAGGCGAGCCCCGCGCCGAGCTCGGTCTGCCCCAGGAACATCAGCGAGAAGGGGATCACGTTGTTGAGGATCGCCAGGATAAAGAAGCTGCCCGCCATCGGAAAGGCGAGGCTGAAGCCCGGTCCCCGGAACGCCAGCCAAAGCTGAAGCACCAGGGCGGCGATCACCACCCGGAACATCACCAGGTTGAAGGGCGGTATCTCCGCCACGGCGATGCGGGCGAAGAAGAAGGAGCCGCCCCAGATGGCGCCGAGCAGGACGATGAGCGCCCAATCCCGCATCGAGATCTGCCGGGCCTGGACGGTGCTTGCGCTGACGGCCATGAAACGCTCCTGTCGGCCTTCCTTAACATCGCTTGCCGGATGCGCCACCCGTTTCGTGCTCCTGGCACAAAGCGCGAGTTTTTCTGGCGGAACGCGCGGCGGCGGTTTCCCTGGCGACCGCCGCGGACTAGTTTCCCACGCACGGAGGTTCGCCATGCAGCGATTCGAGACCGCCCGCGACGTCGCCTTGAACATGCGCCCCGACGAATCCGTCTATTGCTTCCGTCCGGACGTTCTGAAGGCGGACGCGCGGCGCTTCATGGCCATGTTCCCCGGCAAGACGGCCTATGCGGTGAAGACCAACGGCGAGCCGCTCGTGCTCAAGACGCTGGCCGAGGCCGGCGTGACCGCCTTCGACGTGGCGTCGCCGGCGGAGTTCGCCGCCGTGCGCGCCGTGGCGCCGTCCGCCGAGATGCTCTACATGCACCCGGTCAAGGCGCAGTCGGACATCCGCCTGGCGCTCGAAGGCTACGGCATCCGCGTGATCGCCGTGGACCACGAGGACGAAGTGACGAAGCTCACGCGCGTCGTGCGCGCGCTCGACATCGATCCTGGCACGCTCACCGTCTTCGTGCGCATCCAGACCAAGGGCCACGCCGCCTACGAACTGTCCAAGAAGTTCGGTGCCGGGGCAGCTCAAGCGGTGCAACTGCTGCAGCGGCTTCACCGCAACGGCTACAAGGTCGGCATCTGCTTCCATGTGGGCAGCCAGATCGAGGACCCGGACACCTACGAGCGGGCGCTGGCCTCGGCGGACTGGGTGCGGGGCAGGGCGGGCCTGCCGCTCGCCGCTCTCGATGTGGGCGGCGGCTTCCCGGCCGAGTATGGCCATGATCCCAACCGCCGGAAGCGGGAAATGCCCTCGCTCGACGAACTCATGGCGCGGCTGCGGGCCGATATCGCCGAGTGGGGGTTCGACACGCTGCCGCTGGTGGCCGAGCCCGGCCGGGTGATCGTGGCGCGCGCCTTTTCGCTGCTTGTGCGCGTGCTCCTGCGCAAGGGCAGGCGGCTCTACATCAACGACGGCATCTGGGCTTCGCTTTCGGATTCATGGACGGGCAAGATCACGCTGCCCGCCCGCTTCATCCCTGATCCCGCCATCCGCAGCCGCAACGGCAGGGCCGAGAACATCGTGCCTTTCCGCGTCTGCGGGGCGACCTGCGATTCGGTCGATATCCTCTCTCGGCCCTTCTGGCTGCCGGAGACGGTGGACACCGGCGACTGGATCGAGATCGGCCATATCGGCGCCTATTCCATGGCGCTCAGGACCCGCTTCAACGGCTTCTATCCCGACACCTTCGTCGAGGTGCAGACGCCCTTCGACGAAGGTGCGGCGCCGGAAGGTCTGGCGAGCCTGGAGACGATGGCGGATTGAGCGAGCGAACAGCGAGTAGGGCGAAAGTTGGACCCTACTCGCTACTCCCTATTCGCTTCACAGGGCCGTCAACAGCGCCGGCGTCGGCCAGCCATCGGCGGGGAGGCCGAGCCTGAGCTGCTCCTGGCGGACCGCCTCGCGCGTGTTGAAGCCGAGGATGCCGTCCACTTCGCCCACATGGTAGCCGCGGGCCTGGAGTTTCTGCTGCAGCACCTTCATCGTCTCGGGGGCGAGGCCCTGTTCGGGATTGCGCGGATCGAAGCCGGGCGCGCCGGCAAAGCGGGCGGCCAGATGCGCGGCCGTCAGCGTGTAGATCAGCGACTGGTTCCACTCGAGATAGACGTCGAAATTGTCATAGGCGAGGAAAGCCGGTCCCTTATGGCCCATCGGCAGCACGAGCCCGGCCATCAGCCCGTCCGCGGGCAGGGGGCTGCCGTCGGCACGCGTGACGCCCATTGCTGCCCATTGCGAGCGCGGGATCTTGTTGATGCGCCCGGTCTCGGCCCAGTTCAGGTTCTCCGGCACGCGAACCTCGTCGAGCCACGGCTCGCCGGGCTTCCAGCCGAGCTGGCTGATCTTGTTCGCCGCCGTCAGGATCGCGTCGGGCGCGCTGCCCTTCAGGTCGACGCGGCCGTCGCCATCCCCGTCCACGCCCTTCTCCAGATAATCGCTCGGCAGGACCTGGAGCTGGCCGATCTCGCCCGCCCAGGCGCCGGTGATGTCGGTCGAGACGATGCCTTGGTCCACGAGCTTCACGAAGGCGAGGAGCTCGGGCTGGAAGAGTTCCGGCCGGCGGCAATCGTGCGACAGCGTCGCCAGGGCGTCGAGCGTGTCGAAATCGCCCAGCACGGCGCCGAAATCCGTTTCCAGCGCCCAGAAAGCGGCGATTACCGGGCCGGGTACGCCGTATTCGCGCTCCGCGCGGTCGAACACGTCGGCATATCTCTGCAGATTCGCCGTGCCCCGTTGCAGCCGGTCGCGGCTGATCATGCGGTTTGCGAACTCACGAAACGTCTGCGTGAAGACGCCTTGCGAGCGGTCGCGGGCCAGCACGCGGTCGTCGAGCCTGGCGCCTTCGAGGGCCGAAAGCCCGGCCGGGCCGACACCCCGGCCCTGCGCCTGCGCCGCGAAGTCCGCGCGCCAGGCGGCAAAATCCCCGCCGCACTGCTGGGCGAGCGCCGCCGAAGGCAGGGACAGCGCCAGCACGAGACCTGCCAGTGTGGTTCTCAGATGCATCCTTATCTCCTTGGTCGAACGGGACCGTCAGCTCGCATGGGCCTTGAGCCAGCCCTTCCATGCTTCGGCACTGCCGTGGAACACGTTGATATCCGCATTTCCCTCGATCCCGGGCAGAACCCCCGTTCCCGTATACTGCCAAAATATCCACGGATGGTTTTCATACTTCTCGTCCGGATGGCCGGCGACCGAGCGCAGCCAGAATGGATAGCCCTTGAAGCGCCAGAGGCCGTTTTCGTCGAAGAAGTCGATAGATGTGTAGATAATAGGGCGCTTGCCGTAATGGCTCTCAACCGTATCAAGAAAAACCTGCATTTCGGCGCGCACGGTCTCTGCCGGCGGCCTCAGTCTGCAGGTGGGGGAGAGATGGTTCCACTCCATGTCGAGCACCGGCGGCAGGGCGGACCTGTCCCGCGGGACGTGCCGGATGAACCAGCGCGCCTGCTCGATCGCCGGTCGGCAGAAATAGTAGAAATGATAGGCGCCGCGCGGAATGCCCGCCGCCTTGGCCCCATGCCAGTTGCGGTGGAACATCTCGTCCACCCGGTCGCCGCCTTCCGTCGCCTTGATGAAGGCGAAGTGGATGCCGCCTCGTCTGAGGGCATGCCAGTCGACCTCGCGCTGGTACTTCGCGACGTCGGTGCCGTGGATGGGATAGTGCCAGGGCGCGCGGCCATCCCATTCATGCGGGTCACTGTCGGCGAAGCGCGGACCGCCCGCCATGCGGGCGGAAGTGGGGGAAACCACGTCCGAGAAGTCGTAGCTTACGCTGGAGCAGCCGGCGAGCAGGAGCGACGCCAGCAAAATTGCCATCAGGCGCATGTTAGTGGGAGCCTCCGGGCAGACGAATCGCTATCGTGACGTTGTTCTTGCGGGATAGGATATGCGAAGAGCTCTTTCCATCGCCAAGTGGTTTCCGGCACTCGTCATCCTCGCTTTGGTTGTGGCCGTATCATGGCTCTGGATCGCACCGCCGGAACTGATCCGCGTCGGTTCCAACTATGCCGCGAAGATCGTCTGCTCAAACGTGTACCTCGCCAACCGCGACCCTGAAGAGGTGCTGGAGGACGACGTGCAGGCACCCGGCAATCGGCTCCTGAGGCTCATGCGGGCGCGGGTGGATGCCGCCCATGCCGTCGTGCGCACCGGGCTTTTCGGCTCGATGGGCGACGGGGAAGCCGTCTTTCTGGGCCCAACCGGCTGCACGGTGGTTCCCGACGGCGATCTGGCCGCAGTGCTCCGCCTGCTCGCGGTCATGCCGTCCCCGCCCGCCGACACGCCGGCGAAGGACATGGAAATGTGGCCCGACGGCATCCGCATGGAGGCGTCGAAGAATCCGGCGATAACGGAAGTCCTGGACGATCCCGCCTTGACCGGCCCCGGCATGCGCGCCATCGTCATCGTGCGCGATGGTCGCATCATCGGCGAGCGGTTCGGACCGGGCGTGCAGCAATACGACCAGCCTCTACTCGGCTGGTCCATGACGAAGACGGTGACGGCCGCCATCATCGGCACGCTCGTACAGGCGGGGAAGCTCTCGGTCGACCAGAGCAATCTTCTGCCCCAATGGTCTGGCGACAGCCGTTCAAGGATCACCGTCGCGCATCTGCTCGGTATGGAGAGCGGACTTGCCTTCAATGAATATTACGGCGGCGTGAGCGACGTCACGCGCATGCTCTTCCTGGAGCCGGACATGGCCGCCTTTGCCGCCAACCAGCCGCTGCTTTATCGGCCCGGCGAGCGCTTCACCTATTCGAGCGGGACCTGGGTGATGCTCTCGCGCATCTGGCAGAACGCCTTCGACGATCCCGAGGAGGCGCTCGCCTGGCCTCGTCAGGCTCTGTTCGGCCCGTTGGGAATGGACACGGCGGTCTTCGAAACGGATGCACGCGGCACCTTCGTCGGCTCCTCCTATCTCTATGCTTCCACGCGCGACTGGGCGCGCTTCGGCCAGCTTCTCCTGCAGGACGGGGTCTGGAAGGGGCAGCGCATCCTGCCGGAGGGCTGGGTCGAATGGATGCGCACGCCCACCGAAGCATCCGGCGGCGAATACGGCCGCGGCATCTGGCTGCACGGGCCGCGCGTGGGGCTCTACCCGATGCCCGATCCGGACGCGGGCTTCGACCTGCCGGAGGATGCTTACTGGATGATCGGCCATGACGGACAGACGATCACGGTCATCCCCTCGCGCCGGCTTGTCGTGGTGCGCATGGGACTGACACCCAGGACGCTCGCCTACAGGCCGCAGGCGCTGGTGGAGGCGGTGGTGAAGGCGCTGGACGCGGAGGAGGAGGGCGGCTGGTCTGGGGTCAGGGATCGATGAGTTGAGGAAATCGTCAGACCACTGCTTCGAGTCCATTGCTGCCGGTCGAAGATCTCAGATCTGTTGCGCGATCGCTGCCTTGTCGATGATCGACCACACGTTCCGAATTCGCCCGCCGGAAAATTCATAGAACACGTTTTCTGCGAATTTGATGCGTTTGCCGTTGACGGGAAGGTCAAACAGCATGCCGCGCGGCGTGCAGTCGAAATGCAGACGGCTTGCAATGCGAGGAGGGTCCGAAGTCAGGAGCTCGATCCTGAAGCGGAGATCCGGAATTGCCCGAAAGTCGCCTTCCAGCATTTCGCGATAGCCTGGCAGTCCGACGGGGGTTCCATTGTATTCCACCGCGTCATCAACGAACCGGCCGAGCCGGTTCCAGTCTTGCCCGTTCAGGCAATCGATATAACCGCGATAGATCTCACACAGCTCGTCGCGAGTCATGGAATCTTCCTGTTTCCAAATCCAGAAGGCCACCCTAAAGGAAATCGGACAGCGTGCAATTCGCCGGAATCAGCGCCCGCGTTGCGGCACAAGTGAACCGGGGTTTTCCGGGTCCTTCTACTCAGGCCACCCTCATCACCGCATGCACCGCGTAACCGCGAAATGCTGAGTCGAATGAGAGTGTTGCGCCGCGCCTCTCGCATTCGGATTCAAGCACTTCGCGCAGCGAATCACGCGGGCTCACATGGAAGGCGGCAAGCCATCGGCGCAGGCCGTAGCGGAACCCGCCGGGCAGGCGCTCCTGCCGCCCGAAATCCACGATATGCAGCGAGCCGCCGGGCTCCAGGCAATCGAGTGCCCCGGCGATGGTCTGTTCCCAGGGTGGGATCATCGAAAGCGCATAGGAGAGGAACACACGATCGAAGCGCTCGCGGCCGAAGAGCACGCGCGCGTTGAAATCGGAAGCGTCGCCCTGAGCCAGCCGCACAATGTCGTGGATATGCTCTCGGCGCAGCCGCTTCTGCGCCGTTTCCAGCATCACGCTTGAGATATCGAGACCGTGGAAGAGCGCCTTCGGGTAGCGATCCGCCGCGAGCGCCAGGTTGCGGCCCGTGCCGCAGCCGAGTTCCAGCACTGTCCCGCCGCGCGGCACGGCGAGCCCGTCGATCAGGCGATCGCGGCCGAGTAGGTAGAATTTGCGGGTGAGGTCGTAGAAGTGGCGCTGGCGGCGGTAGACGCCGTCCATCAGGCGTGCATGGGAGGGGCT is part of the Chelativorans sp. AA-79 genome and encodes:
- a CDS encoding DUF2293 domain-containing protein codes for the protein MKAPTTRRRAVDKALTALLPQAPYSDTEAIRTLANDRKLRSLPASVTVWLATVAHVRHVHSDYDQLLAEGYDRDAARFFVVDQINDVLTHWRATRLLDPDEDEGEFTAGTIDGGPPD
- a CDS encoding metalloregulator ArsR/SmtB family transcription factor — protein: MLTRARIRLDVMVDILKAAAEPSRLRILVLLSYADLTVSDLTEILNQSQPRVSRHLKLLLDADLIARYQEGSWAFFRLSDTEAAREFIDGVVARIDRTDPVTDRDLERLEGIKRRRQERAAEYFSKNAASWDQIRSLHVPDAAVEAGLKALVGDRPFQSMVDLGTGTGRLLELFSPLYRRGVGVDLSRDMLAVARANLERAEIASAQVRQGDIYAPPVERDAHDLVTIHQVLHYLEDPAAAIREAARLLRPGGRLVIADFAPHGHEFLREEHAHLRLGFADRQIAEWLAEAELDLEETRSFAPEAEAGEGLTVKLWLARDRRVAVAAEENSARREMA
- the metF gene encoding methylenetetrahydrofolate reductase [NAD(P)H]; its protein translation is MTNYRFARRPDAGGKIRVSFEFFPPKTDEMAGKLWETVERLVPLKPDFVSVTYGAGGSTRERTSQTVRRILRETDLTPAAHLTCVDADREEVDAVISEFAAMGVKRFVALRGDPVEGAGAAYMPHPNGYTNGAELVGALARHGDFDISVSAYPEKHPESPDFATDIEMLKRKVDNGATRAITQFFFDNDVYERYVERVRRAGIYVPIVPGILPIHSFTQMVRFAGRCGTHVPAWLAERFEGLEADPVTHQLVAAAVAAEQVLDLVERGVNDFHFYTMNRADLSFAICHLIGIRPVERTQARRAAA
- a CDS encoding DMT family transporter, with protein sequence MAVSASTVQARQISMRDWALIVLLGAIWGGSFFFARIAVAEIPPFNLVMFRVVIAALVLQLWLAFRGPGFSLAFPMAGSFFILAILNNVIPFSLMFLGQTELGAGLASVLNATTPFWTAILANMLTADEKLSRAKVTGILCGIAGTAVMIGPGLLTGLGGPIWAKFALVGTALSYAFAFIFARRFRDIPPPVVATGQLTASSVIMVPLVLLLHGPAGLFSASAHVWAAVLALAVLATSFAYIIYFRIIASAGATNASLVTLIVPVSAILLGTAFLGERLEAFEIAGIFLIGTGLAIIDGRVFRRR
- a CDS encoding alanine racemase, whose amino-acid sequence is MQRFETARDVALNMRPDESVYCFRPDVLKADARRFMAMFPGKTAYAVKTNGEPLVLKTLAEAGVTAFDVASPAEFAAVRAVAPSAEMLYMHPVKAQSDIRLALEGYGIRVIAVDHEDEVTKLTRVVRALDIDPGTLTVFVRIQTKGHAAYELSKKFGAGAAQAVQLLQRLHRNGYKVGICFHVGSQIEDPDTYERALASADWVRGRAGLPLAALDVGGGFPAEYGHDPNRRKREMPSLDELMARLRADIAEWGFDTLPLVAEPGRVIVARAFSLLVRVLLRKGRRLYINDGIWASLSDSWTGKITLPARFIPDPAIRSRNGRAENIVPFRVCGATCDSVDILSRPFWLPETVDTGDWIEIGHIGAYSMALRTRFNGFYPDTFVEVQTPFDEGAAPEGLASLETMAD
- a CDS encoding lytic murein transglycosylase translates to MHLRTTLAGLVLALSLPSAALAQQCGGDFAAWRADFAAQAQGRGVGPAGLSALEGARLDDRVLARDRSQGVFTQTFREFANRMISRDRLQRGTANLQRYADVFDRAEREYGVPGPVIAAFWALETDFGAVLGDFDTLDALATLSHDCRRPELFQPELLAFVKLVDQGIVSTDITGAWAGEIGQLQVLPSDYLEKGVDGDGDGRVDLKGSAPDAILTAANKISQLGWKPGEPWLDEVRVPENLNWAETGRINKIPRSQWAAMGVTRADGSPLPADGLMAGLVLPMGHKGPAFLAYDNFDVYLEWNQSLIYTLTAAHLAARFAGAPGFDPRNPEQGLAPETMKVLQQKLQARGYHVGEVDGILGFNTREAVRQEQLRLGLPADGWPTPALLTAL
- a CDS encoding GH25 family lysozyme; protein product: MRLMAILLASLLLAGCSSVSYDFSDVVSPTSARMAGGPRFADSDPHEWDGRAPWHYPIHGTDVAKYQREVDWHALRRGGIHFAFIKATEGGDRVDEMFHRNWHGAKAAGIPRGAYHFYYFCRPAIEQARWFIRHVPRDRSALPPVLDMEWNHLSPTCRLRPPAETVRAEMQVFLDTVESHYGKRPIIYTSIDFFDENGLWRFKGYPFWLRSVAGHPDEKYENHPWIFWQYTGTGVLPGIEGNADINVFHGSAEAWKGWLKAHAS
- a CDS encoding serine hydrolase; translated protein: MRRALSIAKWFPALVILALVVAVSWLWIAPPELIRVGSNYAAKIVCSNVYLANRDPEEVLEDDVQAPGNRLLRLMRARVDAAHAVVRTGLFGSMGDGEAVFLGPTGCTVVPDGDLAAVLRLLAVMPSPPADTPAKDMEMWPDGIRMEASKNPAITEVLDDPALTGPGMRAIVIVRDGRIIGERFGPGVQQYDQPLLGWSMTKTVTAAIIGTLVQAGKLSVDQSNLLPQWSGDSRSRITVAHLLGMESGLAFNEYYGGVSDVTRMLFLEPDMAAFAANQPLLYRPGERFTYSSGTWVMLSRIWQNAFDDPEEALAWPRQALFGPLGMDTAVFETDARGTFVGSSYLYASTRDWARFGQLLLQDGVWKGQRILPEGWVEWMRTPTEASGGEYGRGIWLHGPRVGLYPMPDPDAGFDLPEDAYWMIGHDGQTITVIPSRRLVVVRMGLTPRTLAYRPQALVEAVVKALDAEEEGGWSGVRDR
- a CDS encoding ester cyclase — translated: MTRDELCEIYRGYIDCLNGQDWNRLGRFVDDAVEYNGTPVGLPGYREMLEGDFRAIPDLRFRIELLTSDPPRIASRLHFDCTPRGMLFDLPVNGKRIKFAENVFYEFSGGRIRNVWSIIDKAAIAQQI
- a CDS encoding class I SAM-dependent methyltransferase — its product is MSAAADSPSHARLMDGVYRRQRHFYDLTRKFYLLGRDRLIDGLAVPRGGTVLELGCGTGRNLALAADRYPKALFHGLDISSVMLETAQKRLRREHIHDIVRLAQGDASDFNARVLFGRERFDRVFLSYALSMIPPWEQTIAGALDCLEPGGSLHIVDFGRQERLPGGFRYGLRRWLAAFHVSPRDSLREVLESECERRGATLSFDSAFRGYAVHAVMRVA